In Scyliorhinus canicula chromosome 27, sScyCan1.1, whole genome shotgun sequence, the following proteins share a genomic window:
- the LOC119957976 gene encoding N-acetyllactosaminide beta-1,3-N-acetylglucosaminyltransferase 2-like — MRFSKLRGAVLCLLGLGMLHILLSWHSKELRKVPVQRAQNSTYGPNVTSASMPTNQSGISLINISSNFKNFIPVKNSFWNHRQHQMFQLLDRLLLNGTSLYSPSQNCVVAMMESEVINAYTYSESHGDFLRYMNCKDYPQQIDHPDKCDGGTFLLLAIKSLAANFERRQAVRETWGKEKTLDGFRIRTVFLLGSASGAGQGPDLWRLLDFEDHLYGDLLQWEFKDTLFNLTLKDYLFLKWATVRCPHAQYIFKGDDDVFLNTPVLVKYLKSLDANQSHKLYVGQTIVNASPLRDKKSKYSIPVSFYDGAYPAYAGGGGFLYSGNLVRSLYVVSHYIPFFPIDDVFTGMCFSALGISSLHHPGFQTFDIEAKHRNNPCAHTGLILVHQRSPQQTTRLWRALQSSDLKC; from the coding sequence ATGCGATTCTCCAAGTTACGGGGAGCTGTGTTGTGTCTGTTGGGACTCGGTATGCTCCATATCCTGCTGAGTTGGCACTCCAAGGAACTGAGGAAAGTTCCTGTgcagagagcacagaattccACCTATGGCCCGAATGTTACAAGCGCATCcatgccaaccaatcagagtggGATCTCTCtgattaacatctcatccaatttCAAGAACTTTATCCCTGTGAAGAACAGCTTCTGGAACCACAGGCAGCACCAAATGTTCCAGCTTCTGGACCGCCTTCTTCTCAATGGTACCTCCTTGTACAGCCCCTCTCAGAACTGCGTGGTGGCCATGATGGAGAGTGAGGTCATCAATGCCTATACGTACTCCGAGTCGCATGGGGACTTCCTGCGTTACATGAACTGCAAGGACTACCCACAGCAGATTGACCACCCGGACAAGTGTGATGGTGGGACCTTCTTACTCCTTGCGATTAAGTCCTTGGCTGCCAACTTTGAGAGGAGGCAGGCCGTTCGTGAGACCTGGGGAAAGGAGAAGACTCTGGACGGCTTCCGGATCCGCACGGTCTTCCTCCTGGGCTCAGCCTCTGGCGCAGGTCAGGGGCCCGATCTCTGGAGGTTGCTGGACTTTGAGGATCATTTGTACGGGGATCTCCTCCAGTGGGAATTCAAAGACACTCTGTTTAACCTCACCCTGAAGGACTACCTGTTCCTCAAGTGGGCCACAGTCCGCTGCCCACACGCCCAGTACATCTTCAAAGGGGATGATGACGTGTTCCTCAACACGCCTGTGTTGGTGAAGTACCTGAAGTCGCTGGATGCCAACCAAAGCCACAAACTTTATGTTGGGCAGACCATCGTAAATGCTAGCCCGCTACGAGACAAGAAAAGCAAGTACAGCATTCCCGTGTCCTTCTACGATGGTGCCTACCCAGcttatgctggaggtggagggttcTTGTACTCGGGCAACCTGGTCAGATCGCTCTATGTGGTCTCCCACTACATCCCATTCTTCCCTATCGATGACGTCTTCACTGGGATGTGCTTCAGTGCTCTTGGGATCAGCTCGCTGCATCACCCAGGCTTCCAGACATTTGACATCGAGGCCAAACACCGGAACAACCCTTGCGCCCACACTGGGCTCATCCTCGTCCACCAACGCAGCCCCCAGCAAACAACCCGCCTCTGGCGAGCTCTGCAAAGCTCTGACCTCAAGTGCtag